The following are encoded in a window of Thalassotalea insulae genomic DNA:
- a CDS encoding DUF1289 domain-containing protein: protein MMTIEKKLPDNKYLSPCVRNCCLDESDICLGCFRHLDEITGWQRFTEQERIAILDLCHERKVNRNNES from the coding sequence ATGATGACTATTGAAAAAAAGCTACCGGATAATAAATATCTAAGCCCGTGTGTACGAAATTGCTGTTTGGATGAAAGTGATATTTGTCTTGGATGTTTTCGTCACTTGGATGAAATTACTGGTTGGCAACGCTTTACCGAGCAAGAGAGAATCGCTATTTTAGATTTGTGCCATGAAAGAAAAGTTAATCGGAATAATGAAAGTTAA
- a CDS encoding response regulator gives MKTQEKTFFGEYSDLKVLIIDDNTLVQDALKHTLYNMDIREVRCAQNAYFGLKLCSETKFHIIICAFNVKSDKDGFHLLEELKFKGYVTKTTVLIFLCTETKESLVNSIIELQPDDFWVKPLQPLRVQKRLEHTLKIKNQLFNIYQALDQREFSKVIYYADRHLLNKKLASFHPNILRMKGTALLSLLEFQEAENFYKELLNTYKYSWVYIGYARALLKQGRIEDIEDLIKTLVNRPETRFATHDMLAQYHIENEKYDLAYQEIKKATALAPRNIDRNKKSWDLARLNHDHQGQYQATKSIAKNAKNSIHDSPELLLNVIRSGIDLAVTITNGGAEQILQQTDKYIQQLEAEYEDADLFKEQINVARARVFNARNESAKAQRIVDNQVSIRPTALIEDNLDKVKVYHELGMREEAMLLLESIKNQISGDSLTSQVVNRYIQQETQERSDIHFTPKQLHDMAVEHFQKQRLQPALEAVLQAIQLAPTSVKFSISLLKILVMLKQNDEFEEQYLENANKALALFEQTKLDEKTQGSVAQVKEKWLSLMATTEQENEH, from the coding sequence ATGAAAACTCAGGAGAAAACCTTTTTTGGTGAATACAGTGATCTGAAAGTTCTGATAATTGATGACAATACTTTAGTGCAAGATGCTCTTAAGCATACCTTGTATAATATGGACATTCGAGAAGTTCGCTGTGCACAAAACGCTTATTTTGGTTTGAAATTATGTAGTGAGACAAAGTTTCACATCATTATTTGTGCGTTTAACGTTAAAAGTGATAAAGATGGTTTCCATTTGCTGGAAGAACTGAAGTTTAAGGGCTATGTCACTAAAACGACCGTTTTGATATTTTTATGTACGGAAACCAAAGAATCGTTAGTTAATTCTATTATTGAATTACAACCGGATGATTTTTGGGTTAAACCTTTGCAACCGTTACGAGTACAGAAGCGGTTAGAGCACACACTGAAAATAAAGAATCAGCTGTTTAATATCTATCAGGCATTGGATCAGCGAGAATTTTCCAAAGTGATTTATTATGCCGATCGTCATCTGCTTAATAAAAAATTAGCATCATTTCATCCAAATATCCTACGAATGAAAGGCACAGCATTATTAAGTTTGCTTGAATTTCAAGAAGCGGAGAATTTTTATAAAGAGCTACTTAATACTTATAAATACTCCTGGGTCTATATCGGTTATGCCAGAGCGCTACTCAAGCAAGGTCGTATAGAAGATATTGAAGATCTGATCAAAACGTTAGTCAACAGGCCGGAAACCCGCTTTGCTACTCATGATATGCTGGCTCAGTATCATATTGAAAATGAAAAATATGATTTGGCTTATCAGGAAATTAAAAAAGCGACGGCATTAGCACCACGTAATATTGATCGTAATAAAAAATCCTGGGATCTAGCCAGGTTAAACCATGATCATCAAGGGCAGTATCAGGCGACAAAGAGCATTGCTAAGAATGCTAAGAATTCGATTCATGATTCACCTGAGTTATTGCTCAATGTCATTCGTTCTGGCATTGATTTAGCCGTGACAATTACTAATGGCGGGGCCGAGCAAATATTGCAGCAAACGGATAAATATATTCAACAACTGGAAGCTGAATATGAAGATGCGGATTTGTTTAAAGAGCAAATAAATGTTGCCAGAGCACGAGTGTTTAACGCTCGTAATGAATCAGCCAAAGCGCAGCGCATCGTTGATAATCAGGTGTCTATTCGTCCAACCGCACTAATTGAAGATAATCTGGACAAAGTCAAAGTGTATCATGAGCTTGGCATGCGAGAAGAAGCCATGCTATTACTCGAGTCAATCAAAAATCAGATTTCAGGTGACTCATTGACTAGCCAAGTGGTTAATCGCTATATTCAACAAGAAACTCAAGAACGTAGCGACATTCATTTTACGCCAAAACAATTGCATGACATGGCGGTTGAACACTTTCAGAAGCAGCGTCTACAGCCAGCATTGGAGGCGGTTTTACAGGCGATCCAACTGGCACCAACCAGCGTAAAATTCTCAATTAGCTTGTTAAAAATTCTGGTCATGTTAAAACAAAATGATGAATTTGAAGAGCAATACCTTGAAAATGCTAATAAAGCGTTAGCATTGTTTGAGCAAACAAAACTGGATGAAAAAACGCAAGGTTCAGTGGCTCAGGTCAAAGAAAAATGGCTGAGTTTAATGGCAACTACGGAGCAAGAAAATGAACACTAA